In the Salvia splendens isolate huo1 chromosome 16, SspV2, whole genome shotgun sequence genome, TGATGCTTTAATTCATTATGACAAGTGAatgtttttcctttccttttttttggggCTAAATATAGCATGATTTGGTTTAGTTTAAGAGAATTTTAGAAAGAAAACATTCTTGGAATATTCTGAATTAGGTTGTTCACAATGTAAATAGGGCAAAGCTTATTAACTGTTTGCAAGAATCATTCTTCTTTTCCCTGCATTTGAGGTGTCCATGTTTACTCCTTCTCAATTGTACAAATTGGATGTTTGGTTATTGTGGATGCTTTGTTGTTCCAAATGTGTTAGTTGTATTAGCTAGTCCAATTCGTGCTTTCGTTATAAGTAGCTCATGTTGATTCAGGAATGGGAACGAAGATACAAGCTAATCCGTTTCTTCGGGAAAAATATCACGCTGTGATTGACCTTGATGCAAGCACAAACAATGCAATGAGGTCTTCGTATAATGAAATCGTGATGCTACAAAATGGCAAGAATCCAGAGTCAATATCGTCTTATGACATACAGAAAGTGAAGCAGACAATTCTCGAGCATGAATCAGTTTTCAGAAACCAGGTACCGATCATCTTAATCCTGAATCTATGGAATGTATGATGTTATCTCATTGTGTTTTGGTGTTTGGTTGTTCAGCTCGGGGAACTGCACCGCCTTTATGGAAGGCAACGGGAGCTGATGACCGAGATCAAAAGGAGAGAAATGAACAAAACTGATGTTATGGAAGAAAAGTTTCGGTCTAGCTATCTGCTCTCTCCCTTCCCCACTGAAAACATGAAGAGATCATGGAATCCCTCGAATAACACCATTTTTCGAGGTGGAACATATAGCCTCGGATTTCAAGAAAGATTTTCTAAGTTTCCCGCTGTTCAGAAAAGGAACCATCTGGCAGCATGTGATGGAGATGATAGACTCTATCTTCGTGGCGTTCAGACATCTCAACATGGGGCCGGTGCTTTGTCATTTAGTTTGTACGACAGAAATGGTTATCAACCAGGAGACGAAAGGATAACCAACCCAAGAAATGGAGTTTCTGATAGGCTTGCGCTGTCAAGGGCAGAAATATCCGAGAATCCATGTTCCAGCCTCAACCTTGTCACGAAAGATTTCTTCCACGATGATAGAATGAGTAAGGAAGGTTCAGTGAGCATTCACGGATTGAGGAATGAGAGGAGTGGACCTGATTACTTTGCTGGTAAGCCTATATAAATCACATTCATATTCACATATCTAATTTGAAGAGATTAATACTTTCTTGTGAGCATTTCTAATGACAGTTTTGCTGTTTATACTTGTATTGTTCGTCTGCGTACAGAAAAATAGGTCGTTTACTAGTTCTCGTGTTATAAGTTTGCATGCTTGCTCGCCACTACGAACCGTTGTTGTAAAAACAAGAAATAGGCATTTCTAGTACTCATCATCTTCTTTTATGTTGTGCTCATTTCAGTTAATCCTCCAGAGAAATGGAGAATCGACAAACGTTCTCTGTCGGGAGAGCTCGGTTCTGGAAAGTCAGTGGCATTTCCTCAGTCACTTTTGGCTGAGCCAATAAAAGAATTCTCAAATAGTACATCACTATCtcggaggaagaagaagatttttggagtCGAAATTTCTGAAGGAAACGATGATGCATTTGATTCTGTGCCTAACATGTCGAGTAATTTGGACCACCGCGTTCGCACCTCGTTGATTGCTGATTCTTTCGTGCAAAACCTTAGCCTTCATGGAGAAAATCAGAACGAGGGCAACCATGAAAGATCGAAAGCAGAGTCAAAAGGTGGAACGTGGCTGCAGAAGGCGATGAACATGGCTGCAGAAGGCGAGCAGAAGCCACGAGAGGCGATTCCTCAAAGTCCTTTCCTTGCAGATTGTGAAAGAAACCAGGACAACAATCCGAAAGGATCATTGCCGTGGTTTCTTAGAGATTCCAAAGTAAGTACTGACTTCAACGACAAGGCGAAGGGTTGCTATTTCATGAATCTTGACTCGTTGCAGAGCCGTTCCCACAAGTTCTTCGCCAAAGTTGAAAAACCCGATGATGCGTTGCAGACTTCAAAACAGGAAAAGGAAGTCGAGGGTGAAAATCTGAAGCATTGCATTGACTTAAACATGTCGTTGGACGAGGAGGGTGCTCCGTCTGCACCCTCTCTCCCGTGTGCTATCGTTAAAATAGCAACGACAGAGATAGACTTGGAGGCACCGGCAGCTCTTGAATCCGAGGTGGATGCACTTGATTCAAGCGAAAGCGATAAATTTGCAGCAGAGGCCATGATTGCCATCTCATCATCTGTGGATGAAAAACTGGTTGATGAATCCTTCTCTAGTCTGAAATGGTTTGCACAAGTGGTTTCTTCCGAACACGTTGCAACGAATCAGAGTCGAACCGGACAGGTTGAGGAATCAATACCCGATGGCATGGATCAATTCGAATTCATGACACTAAAGCTGGAAGACTCCAAGGAGGAGTACCGTCACTACGAGCCATTCGTGTTGCAAGCTCCGAGTGATGATGACACGGGGGCTTCTCTAACCAGAAGGACTCGGAG is a window encoding:
- the LOC121769724 gene encoding uncharacterized protein LOC121769724, with the protein product MGTKIQANPFLREKYHAVIDLDASTNNAMRSSYNEIVMLQNGKNPESISSYDIQKVKQTILEHESVFRNQLGELHRLYGRQRELMTEIKRREMNKTDVMEEKFRSSYLLSPFPTENMKRSWNPSNNTIFRGGTYSLGFQERFSKFPAVQKRNHLAACDGDDRLYLRGVQTSQHGAGALSFSLYDRNGYQPGDERITNPRNGVSDRLALSRAEISENPCSSLNLVTKDFFHDDRMSKEGSVSIHGLRNERSGPDYFAVNPPEKWRIDKRSLSGELGSGKSVAFPQSLLAEPIKEFSNSTSLSRRKKKIFGVEISEGNDDAFDSVPNMSSNLDHRVRTSLIADSFVQNLSLHGENQNEGNHERSKAESKGGTWLQKAMNMAAEGEQKPREAIPQSPFLADCERNQDNNPKGSLPWFLRDSKVSTDFNDKAKGCYFMNLDSLQSRSHKFFAKVEKPDDALQTSKQEKEVEGENLKHCIDLNMSLDEEGAPSAPSLPCAIVKIATTEIDLEAPAALESEVDALDSSESDKFAAEAMIAISSSVDEKLVDESFSSLKWFAQVVSSEHVATNQSRTGQVEESIPDGMDQFEFMTLKLEDSKEEYRHYEPFVLQAPSDDDTGASLTRRTRRGQSRRGRQRRDFQRDILPSLVTLSRLQVTEDFQAFDELLKAGGATRQSHSTRNGRGKKRLASSPRVKTPCSRQAEQPVCQIEERSLAGWGKKTRRLPRQRCPNAFLSFPVKC